In Gammaproteobacteria bacterium (ex Lamellibrachia satsuma), a single genomic region encodes these proteins:
- a CDS encoding acyl carrier protein yields the protein MAIREELRNYVLDNYLFTDDQSKLKDGDSFLETGILDSNGVMEVIFFLEDEYGVNVSQEEMIPENLDSVSRIVKFVESKNG from the coding sequence ATGGCCATTAGAGAAGAACTTAGGAATTATGTATTGGATAACTACCTGTTTACCGATGACCAGTCAAAGCTGAAGGATGGTGATTCATTTCTTGAAACCGGCATTCTGGATTCAAATGGTGTAATGGAGGTTATCTTTTTTCTGGAAGATGAATATGGTGTGAATGTCTCGCAGGAAGAGATGATTCCTGAGAATCTGGATTCCGTCTCCAGAATTGTAAAATTCGTCGAATCGAAGAATGGATAG
- the asnB gene encoding asparagine synthase (glutamine-hydrolyzing): MAGIAGKLANGEGGLRLLVHRMISQITHRGPDDEGYFSDYGICLGHARLSIIDLDSGHQPIANEDKSIHVVFNGEIFNYIELRSDLIKSGHHFSSHSDTEVIVHLYEDYGEDFVRFLNGQFSIALWDANKQKLLLIRDRVGIVPLFYTYFNNSLIFASEIKAILPVLHSSPSINIHALDQVMTFWNSVGQETIFEGIYAVEPGNMLVFQDGKMTHSQYWEWEFTDAHYGESDHDLAEQLEGLLDDATRIRLRADVPVGAYLSGGLDSSVLTSLVHRYKKDNLRTFSIGFDDKSFDESDYQKEMIEYLGSDHSHLSCTYRDISENFLQSVWNIESPILRTAPVPMGLLSGMVRKQGYKVVLTGEGADEVFGGYDIFKETKIRQFWAKNPDSSFRAALLKRLYPYLNISQPQALVYLKNFFGAGLDEPNSLFFSHIPRWLTTAKTKEFFSEDINAQLSKSAVDSMSERFAPAMTNLDAFQKAQFIESRMLMPGYLLSSQGDRMLMKNSVEGRFPFLDHRVIEFANGIHPTKKMKVLNEKYLLKFAMRKHVPEKIINRFKQPYRAPDIPAFFSDDGESDVTELLGTDYIKKYGLFDDKKVSRLIEKIRRGRATSYKDNMALVGILSTQATNYLFLDKMGNRETIVEHLGGQYGH, translated from the coding sequence ATAGCAGGTATCGCTGGTAAATTGGCAAATGGAGAAGGGGGTCTCAGGCTGCTAGTACACCGCATGATTTCTCAGATCACTCATCGCGGTCCTGATGACGAAGGTTATTTTTCTGATTACGGTATCTGTCTGGGGCATGCGCGTCTAAGCATCATTGATCTGGATAGTGGCCATCAGCCCATTGCGAACGAAGACAAGTCGATTCACGTTGTTTTTAACGGTGAGATTTTCAATTACATTGAGTTACGCTCAGATCTCATAAAGTCAGGACATCACTTTTCGTCCCATTCCGATACCGAAGTGATTGTCCATCTTTATGAAGATTATGGTGAAGACTTTGTACGCTTTCTCAATGGACAGTTTTCCATTGCCTTGTGGGATGCAAACAAGCAGAAACTGCTTCTGATACGGGATCGAGTAGGAATCGTACCGCTCTTCTATACATATTTTAATAACAGTCTGATTTTTGCCTCTGAAATAAAGGCAATCCTCCCGGTGCTCCATTCTTCTCCGAGCATAAATATCCATGCCCTGGACCAAGTAATGACGTTCTGGAATTCCGTAGGGCAGGAAACGATATTTGAAGGGATTTATGCGGTCGAACCTGGAAACATGTTGGTGTTTCAGGATGGAAAGATGACCCATTCTCAATACTGGGAGTGGGAATTTACCGATGCGCATTATGGTGAATCTGACCATGATCTTGCTGAGCAGCTTGAAGGTCTCCTTGATGATGCGACCAGAATACGACTGCGTGCTGATGTCCCTGTTGGTGCCTATTTATCCGGTGGTTTGGATTCGTCAGTACTGACCTCGTTGGTTCATCGGTACAAGAAAGACAATCTGAGAACATTTTCTATCGGCTTTGATGATAAAAGCTTCGATGAAAGTGATTATCAAAAGGAGATGATCGAGTACTTGGGAAGTGATCATAGCCACCTTTCATGCACATACCGGGACATATCTGAAAATTTTTTGCAATCTGTCTGGAATATAGAATCGCCGATTTTAAGGACCGCACCCGTGCCAATGGGCTTGCTCTCCGGCATGGTCAGAAAACAGGGATATAAGGTTGTATTGACCGGAGAAGGTGCTGATGAGGTATTTGGTGGTTATGACATATTCAAGGAGACGAAGATCCGTCAGTTCTGGGCGAAAAATCCGGATTCCTCTTTTCGCGCAGCATTGTTGAAGAGACTTTATCCCTACCTAAATATTTCCCAGCCTCAAGCCTTGGTTTACCTGAAAAACTTTTTTGGCGCAGGCCTGGATGAACCGAACTCTCTCTTTTTCTCCCATATTCCAAGATGGCTGACTACTGCGAAGACCAAAGAGTTTTTTTCAGAAGATATCAATGCCCAGCTTTCTAAGTCGGCTGTCGATTCGATGAGCGAAAGGTTCGCACCGGCAATGACGAATTTGGACGCCTTTCAGAAGGCTCAGTTTATTGAGTCCCGGATGCTGATGCCTGGATACCTTCTCTCTTCTCAAGGGGACAGGATGTTAATGAAAAACTCGGTGGAAGGACGCTTTCCGTTTCTTGACCATAGGGTTATCGAGTTTGCCAACGGCATACACCCGACAAAGAAGATGAAAGTTCTGAATGAGAAATATCTGCTTAAGTTTGCCATGCGGAAACATGTACCTGAGAAGATCATTAATCGCTTCAAACAGCCCTATAGGGCGCCGGATATCCCAGCTTTCTTCAGTGATGATGGTGAGTCGGATGTCACGGAACTATTAGGGACTGATTATATAAAGAAATATGGGCTTTTTGACGATAAAAAGGTGTCGCGTCTAATTGAGAAAATCCGGCGTGGACGTGCAACGAGTTACAAAGACAATATGGCGTTAGTCGGTATATTGTCTACCCAGGCTACCAACTACCTGTTTCTAGACAAAATGGGTAACAGAGAAACAATTGTTGAACATTTAGGAGGGCAATATGGCCATTAG
- a CDS encoding GNAT family N-acetyltransferase: MKYSVKKADLKKDKEVIIRFWNDNHDQNKALDAKFAWIYEGNPDGAAHVWMLIHEDENEVVGLASVFYKGVLVGEVPYKAGIGGDFFVRKEHRSLGPALMLVDTIAKSEEIEDIDFLYAFPNDAARLIFRRVGYKKLGSLVGRVRVFQTKKYLVKKGVPESLAGIICPITDYLMKAISPETWDFNFGRYHYKVIDELGSDYDELRSGLNIYKSVVVPKKSLDYMNWKYGLDPDQKNEFFCLYKREDDSLVGCVAFSVSDGFAEIRDLVVNDEYPTLNDLIHRFLEYSRKLDVRGVRYVLLENSRIEKDLSRFDFFPQKNRRDVVVLVKNKELLTNEVSILDRKRWIFFNTDQDT, translated from the coding sequence ATGAAATATTCGGTAAAAAAAGCGGACCTCAAAAAGGACAAAGAGGTAATAATCAGGTTCTGGAATGACAACCATGATCAGAATAAGGCACTTGATGCAAAGTTTGCATGGATTTACGAGGGTAATCCGGATGGGGCTGCGCATGTATGGATGTTGATCCATGAAGACGAAAATGAGGTTGTTGGACTGGCCTCTGTTTTTTATAAAGGAGTACTGGTTGGAGAGGTGCCGTACAAAGCCGGAATTGGTGGTGACTTCTTTGTCAGGAAAGAACACCGTTCCCTTGGGCCTGCATTGATGCTGGTTGATACTATCGCTAAGTCAGAGGAAATCGAAGACATTGATTTTTTATATGCATTCCCCAATGATGCTGCAAGACTGATTTTTAGAAGGGTGGGCTACAAAAAGCTTGGTTCATTGGTGGGGCGGGTAAGAGTATTTCAAACAAAAAAATATCTGGTCAAAAAGGGAGTTCCTGAGTCGCTTGCTGGAATAATTTGTCCGATTACTGATTATTTGATGAAAGCCATATCACCTGAAACATGGGATTTCAATTTTGGTCGATATCATTACAAGGTAATTGATGAGCTTGGCTCAGACTATGATGAACTCAGGAGTGGTTTAAATATATATAAATCAGTGGTGGTTCCAAAGAAAAGTTTAGATTATATGAACTGGAAATATGGTCTCGACCCTGATCAGAAAAATGAGTTTTTCTGTTTATATAAAAGGGAGGATGACTCCTTGGTTGGGTGCGTTGCATTCAGTGTTTCAGATGGTTTTGCGGAAATACGTGACTTGGTTGTTAATGATGAGTACCCGACGTTGAATGACCTGATACACCGGTTTCTGGAATATTCTAGAAAACTGGATGTTCGGGGTGTCAGATACGTCCTGCTTGAGAACAGCAGAATAGAGAAGGACTTGTCTCGATTTGACTTTTTCCCTCAAAAAAATCGGAGAGACGTGGTTGTTTTGGTAAAGAATAAAGAACTGCTAACCAATGAAGTCTCAATTTTGGATAGAAAAAGATGGATATTTTTTAATACGGATCAAGATACATGA
- the nadE gene encoding NAD(+) synthase, whose protein sequence is MNNPFKGALDFDKEKEVEKISNGIKTALRDKVKRRGLVVAVSGGIDSSVSLALSVKALGVNKVYALLLPEKDSSGETGDRGLELVKHFGVDYEEKNIASTLEAIGCYSERDAAIKRVIPSYNDEWKSKIVITGGLDGRFNHFLLVAQAPDGTMYEEPLRLKEYMQIVAATNFKQRIRKTLEYYHADRLNYAVVGTPNRLEYDQGFFVKNGDGSADIKPIAHLYKTQVYAMAEHLGLPESIRNAPPTTDTYSLSQSQEEFYFALPYQKMDIALWALNKGMKAEDLAVELGVTPEQAEYVYKDIEAKRKTTASLHLRPQLMEQVKEIHV, encoded by the coding sequence ATGAATAACCCTTTCAAAGGGGCTCTGGACTTCGACAAAGAAAAAGAAGTTGAGAAGATATCAAATGGCATCAAGACGGCTTTACGCGATAAAGTCAAGAGAAGAGGGCTTGTGGTTGCCGTCTCTGGAGGAATTGACAGTTCCGTTTCGCTGGCATTGAGTGTCAAGGCGCTAGGGGTCAATAAAGTGTATGCACTGCTGCTTCCAGAGAAGGACTCCTCGGGTGAAACCGGTGACAGGGGGCTTGAACTGGTTAAGCACTTCGGTGTCGATTATGAAGAAAAAAATATCGCTTCAACATTGGAAGCGATAGGCTGTTACAGTGAGCGGGATGCGGCAATCAAACGGGTGATACCGTCTTATAACGATGAGTGGAAATCAAAGATAGTCATTACTGGTGGCCTGGACGGACGTTTTAACCATTTCCTTCTTGTTGCTCAGGCACCGGATGGAACCATGTACGAGGAGCCGCTCCGTCTAAAGGAATATATGCAGATAGTCGCAGCGACCAACTTCAAGCAGAGAATCCGAAAAACCCTTGAATACTATCATGCGGATAGGCTTAACTACGCGGTAGTGGGTACGCCTAACAGGCTGGAATACGATCAGGGTTTTTTTGTGAAAAATGGCGATGGCTCTGCTGATATTAAGCCGATTGCGCATCTCTACAAGACTCAGGTTTATGCCATGGCTGAGCATTTGGGGCTACCTGAAAGTATTCGAAATGCACCACCTACAACGGACACCTACAGTCTTTCGCAGTCGCAAGAAGAATTTTATTTCGCGCTTCCTTACCAAAAGATGGATATCGCGCTTTGGGCATTAAATAAAGGCATGAAGGCAGAAGATTTGGCTGTGGAGCTTGGGGTGACGCCAGAGCAAGCTGAGTACGTTTATAAGGATATTGAGGCCAAAAGAAAGACAACTGCAAGTCTACATCTTAGGCCACAGCTTATGGAGCAGGTTAAAGAGATCCATGTCTAA
- the larB gene encoding nickel pincer cofactor biosynthesis protein LarB has translation MAVLDFQRKERIGLSEAVFCARKSPDQIANILTQFEERTTSCLLTRLGQEKFNALPSSLQMQLDYDSLSSTAFFLDPKPIPRKTRVAIVSGGTSDASVCAEAARTLSFYGVTSSSFQDVGVTGLWRLLERVEEIQDYPIVIAVAGMEGAIFSVLGGLIDAILIAVPTSVSYGIGSDGELALHAALGSCAPGLVTVNIDNGYGAACSALRIINKLRII, from the coding sequence ATTGCCGTGCTCGATTTTCAGCGCAAGGAGCGAATAGGGCTTAGCGAAGCGGTCTTTTGCGCGAGAAAGTCGCCTGATCAGATTGCAAATATCCTGACCCAGTTTGAAGAGCGTACCACCAGCTGCCTTCTAACCCGGCTAGGTCAGGAAAAATTTAACGCACTTCCATCATCTCTCCAGATGCAACTCGATTACGACTCACTATCAAGCACCGCCTTCTTTCTCGACCCAAAGCCCATACCACGAAAAACCAGGGTGGCCATCGTCAGTGGGGGTACGTCTGATGCTTCTGTCTGTGCAGAAGCAGCCAGAACCTTATCCTTCTACGGCGTCACATCCAGCAGCTTTCAGGATGTGGGGGTTACTGGTCTATGGCGCCTTTTAGAACGCGTGGAAGAGATACAGGATTACCCGATAGTCATCGCTGTTGCAGGCATGGAGGGAGCCATTTTCTCAGTACTGGGCGGACTGATAGACGCCATTCTCATCGCTGTACCCACCTCAGTCAGTTACGGCATCGGTTCAGATGGAGAACTTGCCCTACATGCTGCACTCGGTAGCTGTGCGCCTGGCTTGGTTACTGTCAATATAGACAACGGCTACGGAGCAGCCTGCTCCGCTTTAAGAATTATCAATAAACTAAGGATTATCTAA
- a CDS encoding acyl--CoA ligase, whose product MDSSPHPENSNLAWVLVNNAHAYLNSDAVVSGSRRITYAELLGNIGQIKDYLTERDIQKGARVALYLANSPEYIALYYGVLAAGGTVVPLNTGAKSRDIKNWVGHSESDWFFFDAGNKEARAAIPDVGENVRCVAIGGSSSVENGWFDCIETITAEGNSSVDVVDTDERDIAMIIYTSGTTGRPKGVSLTHGNLKSNYDAIIIGLALSMSDRVLNVLPFYYSYGNSVLNTHLLTGGCLVLENSMMYPQLIVDKFDQENITGFYGVPSTYAILLRRTKLKEANFALFRFMAQAGGPMPPAHVNELKQLIGDTDFYVMYGQTEASARLTILDAGKLDEKLGSIGMAIDGVSIEVRDKNGQSVASGVTGEICAYGKNIMPGYWRDEPLTNSVLAAGWLYTGDLAHTDDEGFLYIDGRASDMIKSGANRISPKEIEEVIAELQGVAEVTVVGLPDELMGEVIKAFIVLAPDTELDQRMIQSYCLKNLANYKVPKQISFIEELPKTQSGKVKRYLLKEY is encoded by the coding sequence ATGGATAGCTCCCCTCATCCTGAAAATTCGAATTTAGCATGGGTATTAGTCAATAATGCCCATGCGTATCTTAACTCTGATGCGGTTGTTTCCGGCAGTCGTCGGATAACCTATGCAGAGTTATTAGGAAATATCGGTCAGATAAAGGACTACCTGACAGAACGTGATATACAAAAAGGGGCGCGAGTTGCTCTTTATCTTGCCAATTCACCGGAATACATCGCGCTTTACTATGGGGTGCTGGCCGCAGGGGGTACTGTAGTGCCTTTGAATACCGGCGCAAAATCAAGGGATATCAAGAACTGGGTCGGACATTCTGAATCTGACTGGTTCTTTTTTGATGCTGGCAACAAGGAGGCTCGTGCGGCGATTCCAGATGTAGGAGAAAACGTGCGCTGTGTGGCAATAGGCGGCTCCTCTTCTGTAGAGAACGGTTGGTTCGACTGTATCGAAACAATTACGGCTGAAGGCAATTCATCAGTTGACGTTGTTGACACTGACGAACGGGATATCGCTATGATCATCTACACGTCAGGTACGACAGGCAGACCCAAAGGTGTGTCACTTACCCATGGCAATCTGAAATCAAATTATGATGCGATAATAATCGGTTTGGCATTATCCATGTCAGATAGGGTTTTGAATGTTTTGCCATTCTATTATTCTTATGGAAACTCTGTTCTCAATACTCATCTGCTGACCGGTGGGTGTCTGGTATTGGAGAACAGCATGATGTACCCGCAGCTGATAGTGGATAAGTTTGATCAGGAAAATATCACCGGCTTCTATGGTGTGCCATCCACCTACGCCATTTTGTTGAGAAGAACGAAGCTCAAAGAAGCAAATTTCGCTTTATTTCGTTTTATGGCTCAAGCGGGCGGGCCTATGCCACCTGCACATGTAAATGAACTGAAGCAATTAATCGGTGACACGGACTTTTATGTGATGTACGGGCAGACGGAAGCCAGCGCAAGATTAACCATTTTAGATGCCGGGAAGCTGGATGAAAAGCTGGGGTCGATAGGCATGGCGATCGATGGCGTGTCTATCGAGGTAAGAGATAAAAATGGTCAGTCTGTAGCAAGTGGTGTAACAGGAGAGATTTGCGCCTACGGAAAAAATATTATGCCGGGTTATTGGAGAGATGAACCTTTAACCAACAGTGTTTTGGCGGCGGGCTGGCTGTATACCGGTGATCTTGCACATACTGACGATGAAGGCTTTCTCTATATTGATGGTAGGGCTTCCGACATGATTAAATCCGGAGCTAATAGAATCAGCCCAAAAGAGATTGAAGAGGTAATTGCAGAGCTTCAGGGCGTTGCTGAGGTGACGGTGGTCGGGCTGCCTGACGAATTAATGGGTGAGGTGATCAAAGCATTTATTGTTCTTGCACCGGATACTGAATTGGACCAGAGAATGATCCAGTCTTATTGTTTGAAAAACTTGGCTAATTATAAAGTGCCAAAGCAAATTTCCTTTATTGAAGAGCTTCCAAAAACCCAATCAGGGAAGGTGAAGCGTTACCTCCTCAAGGAGTATTGA